In Phaeobacter piscinae, one genomic interval encodes:
- a CDS encoding multidrug effflux MFS transporter: MRTIPRRFLDRRSNPNIGTLILLSGLSALAMNIFLPSLPGMARYFDADYSLMQLSVALYLAVSAVVQIVVGPISDKLGRRPVILWGVALFLLATLGCLYAPSAEIFLLFRMCQAIVASAMVLSRAAVRDIYDSDQAASMIGYVTMGMAVVPMIGPMIGGALEETIGWKANFWLLMALGAGTFAIAYLDLGETARKSGKTLMAQFREYPELLRSPRFWGYSLASGLSSGAFFAYLGGAPFMGTQVYGLSAAQLGVYFASPAVGYFVGNFLSGRYSVRIGLNQMVLWGCLINGIGVALSLGLALVGADSVYSFFGFMTFVGLGNGMAIPNATAGAISVRPHLAGTASGLAGAIMIGVGAGLSAYAGYLLVPGSTPVPLLAIMLGTAVLGFVSIRVVIRREKSLGI, from the coding sequence ATGCGAACCATTCCGCGGCGATTTCTGGACCGCCGGTCCAACCCAAATATCGGCACGCTGATCCTGCTATCAGGACTGTCGGCGCTGGCGATGAATATCTTTCTGCCCTCCCTTCCTGGGATGGCACGGTATTTTGATGCTGATTATAGTCTCATGCAGTTGTCGGTCGCGCTCTACCTCGCGGTGAGCGCGGTGGTCCAGATCGTTGTCGGACCGATATCGGACAAATTGGGACGGCGCCCGGTGATCCTCTGGGGGGTGGCGCTGTTCCTTCTGGCAACGCTGGGCTGTCTTTACGCGCCCTCGGCCGAGATTTTCCTGTTGTTCCGGATGTGCCAGGCGATCGTTGCTTCGGCTATGGTGCTGAGCCGCGCCGCCGTGCGCGACATCTATGACAGCGATCAGGCCGCCAGCATGATCGGCTATGTCACCATGGGCATGGCCGTTGTGCCGATGATCGGTCCGATGATTGGCGGAGCACTGGAGGAAACCATCGGCTGGAAGGCGAACTTCTGGCTGTTGATGGCGCTGGGTGCTGGCACATTTGCGATCGCCTATCTGGATCTGGGTGAAACCGCGCGCAAGAGTGGCAAGACGCTGATGGCGCAGTTTCGTGAATACCCGGAACTGCTGCGGTCGCCGCGTTTCTGGGGCTATTCGCTGGCCTCGGGCCTCTCGTCAGGGGCGTTTTTCGCTTATCTCGGCGGCGCGCCCTTTATGGGGACCCAGGTCTATGGGCTGTCGGCGGCGCAGCTTGGGGTCTATTTCGCCTCCCCCGCCGTTGGCTATTTCGTTGGCAATTTTCTGTCCGGGCGTTACTCTGTGCGGATTGGCCTCAACCAGATGGTATTATGGGGCTGTCTGATCAACGGGATTGGCGTGGCGCTGTCGCTGGGACTGGCGCTGGTTGGCGCAGATAGTGTTTATTCCTTCTTCGGGTTCATGACCTTTGTCGGGTTGGGCAACGGTATGGCGATCCCCAATGCCACGGCGGGTGCCATTTCTGTGCGCCCGCATCTGGCGGGGACAGCCTCTGGCCTGGCAGGGGCGATTATGATTGGGGTGGGCGCGGGTCTCAGCGCTTATGCCGGCTATCTGCTGGTGCCCGGTTCAACCCCGGTGCCCCTGCTGGCGATCATGCTGGGGACCGCCGTTCTGGGCTTCGTCTCGATCCGGGTGGTGATCCGTCGCGAGAAATCATTGGGTATCTGA
- a CDS encoding helix-turn-helix domain-containing protein, with protein MAQQKLYAGAKLREMRLRLSLTQKEFAAKLGVSLPYLNQMENNNRPVSTTVVLALAQEFGLDVTELSAGDSERLVSDMREVMADPVFADDTPPMADLRLTASNAPALARALLTLHRAYRQTHERLASLDEALGREDARIQASPWEEVRDFFHYCDNYIDAVDRAAENFCGRLDARSAAIAALDQAGISVVFGDIDGLRKFDPAGKVLRLSNRASPQTQLFQLLLQVALLHQNDLLEATLDFAKFHSDAARSIAKIGLANYFAGAAMMPYRQFLEAAVECRHDLELLSTRFGASIEQVAHRLSTLQRPGAKGVPFFFVRVDQAGTITKRHSATRLQFARFGGACPLWNVHRAFETPGRFLRQLAETPDGVRYISLARDVSKPGGSFGSPVRRYAIALGCEVRHADALVYADTLDVSQDSAYEPIGISCRICERRDCHQRSVPPLERRLSIDTDQRGVLPYEVS; from the coding sequence ATGGCGCAACAGAAACTCTATGCCGGGGCCAAGCTGCGGGAAATGCGGCTGCGCCTGTCGCTGACACAGAAGGAGTTTGCCGCCAAACTGGGCGTCTCCCTGCCCTATCTCAATCAGATGGAAAACAACAACCGGCCGGTGTCGACAACTGTGGTGCTGGCGCTGGCGCAGGAGTTTGGTCTGGACGTGACGGAGCTGTCTGCCGGCGACAGTGAGCGGCTGGTCAGTGACATGCGCGAAGTGATGGCCGATCCTGTCTTTGCCGATGACACGCCCCCGATGGCGGATCTGCGGCTGACGGCTTCCAACGCACCAGCCCTGGCGCGGGCGCTGCTGACCCTGCACCGTGCCTATAGACAGACCCATGAACGGCTGGCCTCACTCGATGAAGCCCTGGGGCGGGAGGATGCGCGCATTCAGGCCTCCCCTTGGGAAGAGGTGCGCGACTTTTTCCATTATTGTGACAACTATATCGACGCGGTCGACCGCGCGGCAGAGAATTTCTGCGGGCGGCTGGATGCGCGCAGCGCGGCAATCGCGGCGCTGGATCAGGCCGGGATCAGCGTGGTGTTCGGCGATATCGACGGGCTGCGCAAATTTGATCCGGCGGGAAAGGTGCTGCGACTGTCCAACCGGGCTTCGCCGCAGACACAGCTGTTTCAGCTGCTGTTGCAGGTGGCACTGCTGCATCAGAATGACCTCTTGGAGGCGACGCTGGATTTTGCAAAATTCCACAGCGACGCGGCCCGTTCCATTGCCAAGATCGGGTTGGCCAATTACTTCGCCGGGGCGGCGATGATGCCCTATCGGCAGTTTCTGGAAGCGGCGGTCGAATGCCGCCACGATCTGGAACTTCTCTCCACGCGCTTTGGCGCCTCAATCGAGCAGGTGGCCCACCGGCTGTCGACGCTGCAGCGCCCCGGTGCCAAGGGGGTGCCGTTTTTCTTTGTCCGGGTGGATCAGGCGGGCACAATCACCAAGCGCCACTCGGCCACCAGATTGCAATTCGCCCGTTTCGGCGGCGCCTGTCCCTTATGGAATGTGCACCGCGCGTTTGAAACGCCGGGGCGGTTCCTACGGCAGCTGGCAGAGACGCCGGACGGGGTGCGCTATATCTCGCTGGCGCGGGATGTCTCAAAACCCGGCGGCTCCTTTGGCTCACCGGTGCGCCGCTATGCCATCGCGCTGGGATGTGAGGTCCGCCACGCCGATGCGCTGGTCTATGCGGATACGCTGGATGTGAGCCAGGACAGCGCCTATGAGCCGATCGGGATTTCCTGCCGCATTTGCGAGCGGCGCGACTGTCATCAGCGGTCGGTGCCACCGCTGGAACGTCGGCTGAGCATCGACACCGACCAACGCGGCGTGCTGCCCTATGAGGTGAGCTGA
- a CDS encoding YdcH family protein — translation MSNTPHELAEEFPDKTAQISQLKQSDAHFAKLSDEYHAVNRAVHRAETNVEPVSAEVETGLRKQRAALKDEIWGILSKA, via the coding sequence ATGTCCAACACCCCACATGAGCTGGCCGAAGAATTCCCCGATAAAACCGCGCAGATCAGCCAGCTGAAACAATCTGACGCGCATTTTGCCAAACTTTCGGATGAGTATCACGCGGTGAACCGAGCGGTGCATCGTGCGGAAACCAATGTGGAACCGGTCAGCGCCGAGGTCGAAACCGGCCTGCGCAAACAGCGCGCCGCACTGAAGGATGAAATCTGGGGCATTCTGTCCAAGGCGTGA
- the betA gene encoding choline dehydrogenase — MNADYVIVGAGSAGCAMAYRLSEAGKSVLVIEHGGTDAGPFIQMPGALSYPMNMSMYDWGYKSQPEPHLGGRELVCPRGKVIGGSSSINGMVYVRGHAGDYNHWADSGAAGWSYADVLPYFKRMETWDDRGHGGDPDWRGTDGPLHVTRGPRDNPLHAAFVKAGEQAGYPVTKDYNGEQQEGFGPMEMTVHKGQRWSAANAYLKPALKRDNCEMLRALARKVVIEDGRAVGVEVERGGKIEVIRAKAEVILAASSLNSPKLLMLSGIGPAKHLAEHGIEVVVDRPGVGQNLQDHLEFYFQFASKQPITLFKYWNLFGKALVGAQWLFTKTGLGASNQFESAAFIRSDKGVDYPDIQYHFLPIAVRYDGQAAAEGHGFQAHVGPMRSDSRGEVTLASADPKDAPKILFNYMSTEKDWEDFRKCVRLTREVFAQDAMKPFVKHEIQPGDALQSDEELNGFIREHVESAYHPCGTCKMGAVEDPMAVVDPECRVIGVEGLRVADSSIFPRITNGNLNGPSIMTGEKASDHILGRRLPSSNAEPWFNPNWEGSQR, encoded by the coding sequence ATGAATGCGGATTATGTGATTGTCGGCGCCGGATCAGCCGGCTGTGCCATGGCGTATCGGCTCAGTGAGGCCGGGAAATCGGTGCTGGTCATCGAACACGGGGGCACAGATGCGGGCCCCTTCATCCAGATGCCTGGCGCGCTGAGCTATCCGATGAATATGTCGATGTACGACTGGGGGTATAAATCCCAGCCGGAACCGCATCTGGGGGGCCGTGAACTGGTCTGCCCACGTGGTAAGGTGATTGGCGGGTCGTCCTCGATCAACGGGATGGTCTATGTGCGCGGCCATGCGGGCGATTACAACCATTGGGCCGACAGCGGCGCTGCGGGCTGGTCCTACGCCGACGTGCTGCCCTATTTCAAACGCATGGAAACCTGGGATGACCGTGGCCATGGCGGCGATCCCGACTGGCGTGGCACCGACGGCCCGCTGCATGTGACCCGCGGCCCCCGCGACAACCCGCTGCACGCAGCCTTCGTCAAGGCAGGGGAGCAGGCCGGCTATCCGGTGACCAAGGATTACAACGGCGAGCAGCAAGAGGGCTTTGGCCCGATGGAAATGACGGTCCACAAGGGCCAGCGGTGGTCGGCTGCCAACGCTTATTTGAAACCTGCCCTGAAGCGCGACAATTGCGAGATGCTCCGCGCCCTGGCGCGCAAGGTGGTCATTGAGGACGGGCGCGCCGTTGGGGTGGAGGTCGAGCGCGGCGGCAAGATCGAAGTGATCCGGGCAAAGGCCGAGGTCATTCTTGCGGCATCTTCGCTGAACTCGCCCAAGCTGCTGATGCTCTCCGGCATTGGTCCGGCGAAACATCTGGCCGAACATGGTATTGAGGTTGTGGTTGACCGCCCCGGCGTCGGGCAAAACCTGCAGGATCATCTGGAATTCTACTTCCAGTTCGCCTCCAAACAGCCGATTACGCTGTTCAAATACTGGAACCTCTTCGGCAAGGCGTTGGTCGGCGCGCAGTGGCTCTTCACCAAAACCGGCCTGGGGGCCTCAAACCAGTTCGAAAGCGCCGCGTTCATCCGCTCTGACAAGGGCGTGGACTACCCGGATATCCAATACCACTTCCTTCCGATTGCCGTGCGCTACGACGGGCAGGCCGCAGCTGAAGGCCACGGGTTCCAGGCCCATGTCGGCCCGATGCGGTCGGATTCGCGCGGGGAGGTCACGCTGGCCTCTGCCGACCCCAAGGACGCGCCGAAGATCCTGTTCAACTATATGTCGACCGAGAAGGACTGGGAGGATTTCCGCAAATGTGTCCGCCTGACCCGCGAAGTCTTTGCGCAGGATGCGATGAAACCCTTCGTCAAACATGAGATCCAGCCCGGCGACGCGCTGCAGTCTGACGAAGAGCTGAACGGTTTCATCAGAGAGCACGTTGAAAGCGCCTATCACCCCTGTGGCACCTGCAAGATGGGTGCGGTGGAGGATCCGATGGCGGTGGTTGATCCGGAATGCCGGGTCATCGGCGTTGAGGGTCTGCGCGTTGCCGACAGCTCAATCTTTCCCCGCATTACCAATGGCAACCTCAATGGACCCTCGATCATGACCGGCGAGAAGGCCTCCGACCATATTCTGGGCCGCCGCCTGCCGTCGTCCAATGCGGAACCCTGGTTCAACCCGAATTGGGAAGGCTCACAGCGCTAA
- the betB gene encoding betaine-aldehyde dehydrogenase — translation MTHPAQPKASHFINGEYVEDTAGTPIPVIYAATGEQIATVHAATPAIVEQALSTAKAAQKEWAKMTGTERGRILRRAADIMRERNRDLSVLETYDTGKPLQETLVADATSGADALEYFGGLAASLTGEHIPLGEDWVYTKREALGLCVGIGAWNYPTQIACWKGAPALACGNSMVFKPSETTPLCALKVAEILIEAGAPAGVFNVVQGMGEVGGALVTDPRVDKVSLTGSVPTGKKVYAAAAAGMKHVTMELGGKSPLIIFDDADIDNAVGGAINGNFYSSGQVCSNGTRVFVQKGIKEKFLARLAERTGNAILGDPMDEATSFGPMVTENQMNIVLGYIEKGKEEGARVICGGARADMDGYYIQPTVFADVTDEMTIAREEIFGPVMSVLDFETEEEVVARANDTEFGLSAGVFTKDFTRAHRVIGNLEAGSCFINSYNDAPVEAPFGGVKASGVGRENSKEAIKHFSQVKSVYVRMGDVEAAF, via the coding sequence ATGACACACCCCGCACAACCCAAAGCCAGCCACTTTATCAACGGCGAATACGTCGAGGACACCGCCGGCACGCCGATCCCGGTGATCTACGCCGCCACAGGCGAGCAGATCGCCACCGTCCATGCCGCAACTCCGGCGATCGTCGAACAGGCGCTCTCCACCGCCAAAGCAGCCCAGAAAGAATGGGCCAAAATGACCGGCACCGAACGCGGCCGCATTCTGCGCCGCGCTGCCGATATCATGCGCGAGCGCAACCGCGATCTCAGCGTGCTGGAAACCTATGATACCGGCAAACCGCTGCAGGAAACGCTGGTCGCCGACGCCACCTCCGGTGCCGATGCGCTGGAGTACTTCGGCGGTCTGGCGGCCTCGCTGACCGGTGAGCATATCCCGCTGGGCGAGGACTGGGTCTATACCAAGCGCGAGGCACTGGGCCTGTGTGTGGGCATCGGTGCCTGGAACTACCCGACGCAAATTGCCTGCTGGAAAGGCGCGCCTGCCTTGGCCTGCGGTAATTCCATGGTGTTTAAGCCGTCCGAGACCACACCCTTATGTGCCTTGAAAGTCGCCGAGATCCTGATTGAGGCTGGTGCCCCTGCGGGTGTCTTCAACGTCGTCCAGGGCATGGGCGAAGTGGGCGGCGCGCTGGTCACTGATCCGCGCGTCGACAAGGTCTCGCTGACCGGCTCGGTGCCGACCGGCAAGAAAGTCTATGCCGCCGCCGCCGCAGGTATGAAGCACGTCACCATGGAACTGGGCGGCAAGTCGCCGCTGATCATTTTTGATGACGCTGACATTGACAACGCTGTGGGCGGTGCCATCAACGGCAACTTCTACTCCTCCGGCCAGGTCTGTTCAAACGGCACCCGCGTGTTTGTGCAAAAAGGCATCAAGGAAAAATTCCTCGCCCGTCTGGCCGAGCGCACCGGCAACGCCATCCTCGGCGACCCGATGGATGAGGCCACCAGCTTTGGCCCGATGGTCACCGAGAACCAGATGAACATCGTGCTGGGTTATATCGAGAAGGGCAAGGAAGAGGGCGCCCGCGTGATCTGCGGCGGCGCGCGCGCGGATATGGACGGTTATTACATCCAGCCCACCGTCTTTGCTGATGTGACCGACGAGATGACGATTGCGCGCGAAGAAATCTTTGGTCCGGTCATGTCCGTCCTCGATTTTGAGACCGAGGAAGAGGTCGTGGCCCGCGCCAATGACACCGAATTCGGTCTGTCGGCTGGTGTGTTCACCAAGGATTTCACCCGCGCCCACCGCGTGATTGGCAACCTTGAGGCGGGCAGCTGCTTCATCAACTCCTACAATGACGCGCCGGTAGAGGCGCCGTTTGGTGGGGTGAAAGCTTCTGGCGTCGGCCGCGAGAACTCGAAAGAGGCGATCAAGCACTTCAGCCAGGTGAAATCCGTCTACGTCCGCATGGGCGACGTCGAAGCGGCGTTCTGA
- the betC gene encoding choline-sulfatase: MTAPNILIVMVDQLNGTLFPDGPADFLHAPNLKKLAARSTRFKNAYTASPLCAPGRASFMSGQLPSRTGVYDNAAEFRSDIPTYAHHLRRAGYYTCLSGKMHFVGPDQMHGFEDRLTTDIYPADFGWTPDYRKPGERIDWWYHNMGSVTGAGVAEISNQMEYDDEVAYHAKAKLYDLARGKDDRPWALTVSFTHPHDPYVARKKYWDLYEDCEHLLPQVPAMDYADHDNHSKRIFDANDWRSFDISQEDIKRSRRAYFANISYLDDKIGEILEVLETTRQEAIILFVSDHGDMLGERGLWFKMSFFEGSSRVPLMISAPNLPAGLIETPVSTLDVTPTLGALAGVDMAEIEPWTDGQNLLPLAMGTERSEPVAIEYAAEASYAPLVSLRYGKWKYNRCALDPDQLFDLEADPQELNNLAGDPTHAGTLQTLRAKSEARWDLERFDAEVRASQARRWVVYEALRQGGYYPWDYQPLQKASERYMRNHMDLNDVEDGNRFPRGE; the protein is encoded by the coding sequence ATGACCGCCCCGAACATTCTGATCGTGATGGTTGACCAGTTGAACGGGACGCTGTTTCCCGATGGTCCCGCCGATTTCCTCCATGCGCCCAATCTCAAGAAACTGGCAGCCCGCTCCACCCGGTTCAAAAATGCCTATACCGCCTCGCCGCTCTGCGCGCCGGGCCGTGCCTCTTTCATGTCCGGTCAGCTGCCGTCGCGCACCGGCGTCTACGACAACGCGGCTGAATTCCGCTCGGATATTCCCACTTATGCGCATCACCTGCGGCGCGCGGGCTACTACACCTGCCTGTCGGGCAAGATGCATTTCGTCGGCCCCGACCAGATGCACGGGTTTGAGGACCGCCTGACCACCGATATCTACCCGGCCGATTTCGGCTGGACGCCGGATTATCGCAAACCGGGTGAGCGGATCGACTGGTGGTATCACAACATGGGATCCGTCACCGGCGCAGGGGTGGCAGAGATTTCCAACCAGATGGAATATGACGATGAGGTCGCCTATCACGCCAAGGCCAAGCTTTATGATCTGGCGCGCGGCAAGGATGACCGCCCTTGGGCGCTGACCGTCAGCTTCACCCATCCGCATGACCCCTATGTGGCGCGCAAAAAATACTGGGATCTCTACGAGGATTGCGAGCATCTGCTGCCACAGGTCCCGGCGATGGACTACGCCGATCACGACAACCACTCCAAACGGATCTTTGACGCCAATGACTGGCGCAGCTTTGATATCTCGCAAGAGGACATCAAACGCTCCCGCCGCGCCTATTTCGCCAATATCTCCTACCTTGATGACAAGATTGGCGAGATCCTTGAGGTGCTGGAAACCACCCGGCAGGAGGCGATCATCCTGTTTGTCTCTGACCACGGCGATATGCTGGGCGAGCGGGGGCTTTGGTTCAAGATGAGCTTCTTTGAAGGCTCTTCCCGCGTGCCGCTGATGATCTCGGCACCTAACCTGCCTGCCGGGCTGATCGAGACGCCGGTGTCCACATTGGACGTGACCCCAACGCTGGGCGCGCTGGCCGGTGTGGATATGGCGGAAATCGAACCCTGGACCGATGGGCAGAACCTGCTGCCGCTGGCAATGGGCACGGAGCGCAGCGAACCGGTCGCCATCGAATACGCAGCGGAGGCCTCTTATGCGCCGCTGGTGTCGCTGCGCTACGGCAAATGGAAATACAACCGCTGCGCGCTGGACCCCGATCAGCTGTTCGATCTGGAGGCAGATCCGCAGGAACTCAACAACCTTGCAGGTGACCCGACCCACGCTGGCACCTTGCAGACCTTACGTGCCAAATCAGAAGCGCGTTGGGATCTGGAGCGCTTTGACGCCGAGGTGCGCGCCAGCCAAGCCCGCCGCTGGGTTGTCTACGAGGCGCTGCGCCAGGGTGGCTATTACCCTTGGGACTACCAGCCGCTGCAAAAAGCATCCGAGCGCTACATGCGCAACCATATGGATCTGAACGACGTTGAGGACGGCAACCGCTTTCCTCGCGGCGAATAA
- a CDS encoding BCCT family transporter codes for MTTIISAGILLAFALVIFCVIKWWNMRIVGVTPVPLFTFIAILFTSGLDVGLIMFPLAFDYPLYADTAAEPAYAFTNPLALEFGFWGFLIWAFYFLTSFYFCAIEPRVKFFEIGIVKLLNNLVIITTCAFTGALFLIYMPYYIAEVGDGETVIPAFYVICFLVILAAAYSSTDIKYVRILSVTSTFLFFALILGMWAYAGMGLGEFATTAGNIGGYFANIHKFVLPLTDYHEFYLFWWFAWSIMIGQFTSRFVGGLTTWQLLAALLVFPSIPLAVWFSVLYFYHLNTIPTAGLINWSMTVVGILFVINSFDSLIRLYTDNMNLSAERLGKLPYVLGNAVALFALTLAFQSQWLQIQWVGTVVIGIYIACLIYIFAKKRSEVAEITTSPEENTLDFERIKTAH; via the coding sequence ATGACAACAATCATCTCAGCCGGGATCTTGCTGGCCTTTGCGCTGGTGATTTTCTGCGTGATCAAGTGGTGGAACATGCGCATTGTCGGGGTCACCCCGGTGCCATTGTTCACCTTTATCGCAATCCTGTTCACCTCGGGTCTGGATGTGGGGCTGATCATGTTCCCGCTGGCCTTTGACTACCCGCTATATGCGGATACCGCGGCAGAGCCTGCCTATGCGTTCACCAATCCGTTGGCGCTTGAATTCGGCTTCTGGGGCTTTCTGATCTGGGCCTTCTACTTCCTGACCTCATTCTACTTCTGCGCCATCGAACCGCGGGTGAAGTTCTTTGAGATCGGCATCGTGAAGCTGCTGAACAATCTGGTGATCATCACCACCTGTGCCTTCACCGGCGCGCTGTTCCTGATCTACATGCCTTATTACATCGCCGAAGTCGGCGACGGCGAGACGGTCATTCCGGCCTTCTATGTGATCTGCTTCCTGGTGATCCTGGCGGCGGCCTATTCCTCCACCGATATCAAATATGTGCGCATCCTGTCGGTCACCTCGACCTTCCTGTTCTTCGCGCTGATCCTCGGCATGTGGGCCTATGCAGGCATGGGGCTGGGTGAGTTTGCCACCACCGCTGGCAATATCGGCGGCTACTTCGCCAACATCCACAAATTCGTCCTGCCGCTGACCGACTATCATGAGTTCTACCTGTTCTGGTGGTTTGCCTGGTCGATCATGATTGGTCAGTTCACCTCGCGCTTCGTTGGCGGCCTGACCACATGGCAGCTGCTGGCGGCCCTGCTGGTGTTCCCGTCGATCCCGCTCGCGGTGTGGTTCTCGGTGCTTTACTTCTATCACCTCAACACCATCCCGACCGCAGGTCTGATCAACTGGTCCATGACGGTCGTTGGCATCCTCTTCGTGATCAACTCGTTTGACTCGCTGATCCGGCTTTACACCGACAACATGAACCTCAGCGCCGAACGCCTTGGCAAACTGCCCTATGTGCTTGGCAATGCGGTGGCGCTGTTTGCCCTGACCCTGGCCTTCCAGAGCCAGTGGCTGCAGATCCAGTGGGTCGGCACCGTGGTGATTGGCATCTACATCGCCTGCCTGATCTACATCTTCGCAAAGAAGCGCAGCGAAGTTGCGGAGATCACGACCTCGCCCGAGGAAAACACCCTCGACTTTGAGCGTATCAAAACAGCCCACTAA
- the betI gene encoding choline-responsive transcriptional repressor BetI yields the protein MGRKRIRDIRNEELIEATIVAVHRRGYGVVTMAEIAKEAGASAASINYYFGSKEGLMEATMRHLLNKLREAMIRGYATANCPKERLYAVMDANFDDDLFSVAQCSLWMQFWASAPYSPRLSRLHRINRSRVRSHFLAELNGLLPQDRVETARHALQCYMDGVWLQAAQSETPLDSAQARRAAHRVVDLALN from the coding sequence ATGGGAAGAAAAAGAATTCGCGACATCCGCAATGAAGAGCTGATCGAAGCCACGATCGTCGCCGTTCACCGACGTGGGTATGGTGTTGTTACCATGGCAGAAATCGCGAAGGAGGCTGGGGCCTCCGCGGCCTCGATCAACTATTACTTCGGTTCCAAGGAAGGGCTGATGGAAGCCACGATGCGCCATCTGCTGAACAAGCTGCGCGAGGCAATGATCCGGGGTTATGCCACTGCAAATTGCCCGAAGGAACGTCTTTATGCGGTGATGGATGCCAATTTTGACGATGACTTATTCAGCGTCGCGCAGTGCAGTCTCTGGATGCAGTTCTGGGCCAGCGCGCCCTATTCGCCGCGCCTGTCGCGGCTGCACAGAATCAATCGCAGCCGGGTGCGCAGCCATTTCCTGGCGGAGTTGAATGGCTTGCTGCCGCAGGATCGGGTGGAGACAGCGCGTCACGCCCTGCAATGCTATATGGACGGGGTCTGGCTCCAGGCTGCACAGTCTGAAACACCGCTGGATTCGGCCCAGGCCCGCCGCGCTGCCCACCGGGTGGTGGATCTGGCGTTGAACTGA
- a CDS encoding DUF1036 domain-containing protein — MRARLILVFLLAPLGLALAAQRGSAEPGHPGYAGLEICNDTAVPQTLSLAYRDDGRWISNGWWSLSPETCERVLDAPLKNRFYYFHSEAQNWQFLDERISFCTAPGNFTIYGDRDCAIRGYNSAFFAKIDTQLPAALSGSDQAASAYVARLSSHSRPAPVGADAVRRLMPEEVAAADTAFEQDVTFQGCEVRSGDGRVICKLVMGAGQLCVTNDGMTDPAIIDRLQALAPGTPVRVSGESLTSGDRVTFASLNSLTERAETRHDLMLDDLAGRWVSQADAYDLFIIEGASRHNFYGSVETMTELLSVQTACDDASGTGPYMVAQAEDGGPTHCYRIISLTEGELVLSYMPRGTELRYHRQDQPLN; from the coding sequence ATGCGCGCCCGACTGATCTTGGTGTTTCTGCTGGCACCACTGGGGCTGGCACTCGCCGCCCAGCGTGGTTCGGCAGAGCCGGGCCATCCGGGATACGCAGGGCTGGAGATTTGCAACGACACTGCTGTACCCCAGACGCTCAGCCTCGCCTACCGAGATGATGGACGTTGGATTTCCAACGGCTGGTGGTCACTCTCGCCGGAAACCTGTGAACGCGTGCTTGATGCCCCACTAAAGAACCGATTTTATTATTTCCACAGTGAAGCGCAGAACTGGCAGTTTCTGGATGAGCGTATTTCATTCTGCACAGCCCCCGGTAATTTCACCATATACGGCGATCGGGATTGCGCTATCCGTGGCTACAACAGCGCATTTTTTGCGAAAATCGATACTCAGCTGCCTGCTGCACTCTCTGGCAGCGATCAGGCCGCCTCGGCCTATGTGGCGCGACTGAGCAGCCATTCCCGCCCGGCGCCTGTAGGCGCTGACGCAGTCAGAAGGCTGATGCCGGAGGAGGTCGCAGCCGCGGATACTGCGTTTGAGCAGGATGTAACCTTTCAGGGCTGCGAGGTGCGCAGCGGCGACGGGCGGGTGATCTGCAAATTGGTCATGGGGGCAGGGCAGCTCTGCGTGACCAACGATGGGATGACAGATCCGGCGATCATCGATCGGCTGCAGGCCTTGGCCCCCGGCACACCGGTGCGGGTGTCGGGAGAGAGCCTGACATCCGGCGATCGCGTGACCTTTGCCAGTTTAAATTCCCTGACAGAGCGCGCAGAGACCCGGCATGATCTGATGTTGGATGATCTGGCTGGCCGATGGGTGTCGCAGGCGGATGCCTATGATCTGTTCATCATTGAAGGGGCCTCGCGGCATAATTTCTACGGGTCGGTTGAGACCATGACTGAGCTGTTGTCGGTTCAGACCGCCTGCGATGATGCCTCAGGCACAGGACCCTATATGGTGGCTCAGGCTGAGGACGGCGGCCCCACCCATTGCTACCGGATCATCTCCCTGACGGAGGGCGAACTGGTGCTGTCCTACATGCCGCGCGGAACTGAGCTGCGCTATCACCGCCAGGATCAGCCCCTGAACTGA